CAGGGGGATACTCCAATGCTCACGCGCCGCCATCTGCTCACGACCGCCGTCGTCGCACCCGCCATTCTTCGCTTCGGCATCGGCACCGCGCATGCCGCGACCGCGCTGAAGATCTCGCACCAATTCCCCGGCGGCACCATCGACAAGGGCGATTTCCGCGACCGGCTGTGCCGCATGTTCGCAGCCGAAGTCAGCAAGCGCAGCAACGGCGACATCGCGGCCGAGATCTATCCGAACTCCTCGCTGATCAAGACGAACGCGCAGTTCTCCGCGATGCGCAAGGGCGCGCTCGACATCTCGCTCTATCCGATGCCGTATGCCGGCGGCGAACTCCCCGAGACCAATATCGGCCTGATGCCCGGCCTCGTCACCACCTACGACCAGGGCATGCGCTGGAAGAAGGAGCCGGTCGGCAAGGCGCTGACCGACTTCCTCGCCGACAAGGGCATCATCCTGCTCACCTGGGTTTGGCAGGCCGGCGGCGTCGCCAGCCGCTCCAAGCCGATCGTGGCGCCGGAAGATGCCAAGGGCATGAAGGTGCGCGGCGGCTCGCGCGAGATGGACATGGTGCTCCAGACCGCCGGCGCCTCGGTGCTGTCGGTGCCCTCCAACGAAATCTACGCGGCGATGCAGACCGGCGCGTGCGACGCCGGTATCACCTCCTCCACCAGCCTGATCTCGTTCCGCCTCGAAGAGGTCGCGAAGTCGCTGACCTCTGGTGCGGGCGCGTCCTACTGGTTCATGCTCGAGCCGCTGATGATGTCGAAGGCGATCTTCGACAAGCTGCCGAAGAACCAGCAGGACATCCTGGTCGCCGTCGGTCAGGAGCTCGAGGCCTTCGGCCGAAAGGGCGCGCAGGATGACGACATCGAGGTTGCCAAGGTCTACGAGAAGGCCGGCGCCAAGGTCTCGGCGCTCGACGCCGCGACCGTCGGCAAGTGGCGCGACATCGCGCGCGACACCGCGTGGAAGGATTACGGCGCCAAGACCGCGACCGCCGCGAACCTGCTCAAGCTCGCCTCCGACGTCGCTGCATGAGCCACGGTCCGCTGACGGATCGTGACGACACGGCGAACACTGCCGCAGGAACCGGCCTTGCGGCAGTGCTCGATCGCGGCCTCGCCATCCTCAATCGCGTCATCGTCGTGTTCGCAGCGCTGGCGCTGGTCGCGGCCTGCGCCATCCTGAGCTACAGCGTGCTGAGCCGCGCGCTGTTCAAGGCCGCCAATTACTGGCAGGACGAGGCGGCCGTGTTCCTGCTGGTCGGCGCGACCTTCATGACGGCAGCCTATGTACAGCAGAGCCGCGGCCATATCGGCATCGAAGCCTTCGTCGGCCTGCTGTCGCCCCTTGCGAACAAAATCCGGCTCTGGATCGTCGACGTCGCGACATTCCTGTTCTGCGCCTTCTTCACCTGGAAGTCGTGGACGCTGACCCACGAGGCCTATGTCGACGGCCAGGTCTCGAACTCGATGTGGTCGCCGCCGCTCGCCATTCCCTATTCCCTGATGGCGCTCGGCATGAGCCTGCTCTGCGTCCAGATCCTCGTGCAGCTGGCGCTGCCTTTCGCGGGAGCCAGGCGTCCATGAGCGTTTTCGGCATCGGCGTCGCTTATGGGCTCGTGACGCTGCTCGTGATGTTCTCGGGCATGCCGATCGCATTCGCGCTCGGCGCGGTCGCGGTCGCGTTCATGGGCATCTACATGCCCGCGGCCTCGCTCGATACGGTGACGCAGAACGTCTATGAGGAGATGGCCTCGATCACGCTGCTGTCGATCCCGCTCTTCATCCTCAAGGGCGCCGCGATCGGCAAATCGCGCGCCGGCCAGGACCTCTATTCCGCCCTGCATGCCTGGCTGCATCGCGTGCCGGGCGGTCTCGGCGTTG
The genomic region above belongs to Bradyrhizobium sp. CCBAU 53338 and contains:
- the dctP gene encoding TRAP transporter substrate-binding protein DctP, giving the protein MLTRRHLLTTAVVAPAILRFGIGTAHAATALKISHQFPGGTIDKGDFRDRLCRMFAAEVSKRSNGDIAAEIYPNSSLIKTNAQFSAMRKGALDISLYPMPYAGGELPETNIGLMPGLVTTYDQGMRWKKEPVGKALTDFLADKGIILLTWVWQAGGVASRSKPIVAPEDAKGMKVRGGSREMDMVLQTAGASVLSVPSNEIYAAMQTGACDAGITSSTSLISFRLEEVAKSLTSGAGASYWFMLEPLMMSKAIFDKLPKNQQDILVAVGQELEAFGRKGAQDDDIEVAKVYEKAGAKVSALDAATVGKWRDIARDTAWKDYGAKTATAANLLKLASDVAA
- a CDS encoding TRAP transporter small permease, producing MSHGPLTDRDDTANTAAGTGLAAVLDRGLAILNRVIVVFAALALVAACAILSYSVLSRALFKAANYWQDEAAVFLLVGATFMTAAYVQQSRGHIGIEAFVGLLSPLANKIRLWIVDVATFLFCAFFTWKSWTLTHEAYVDGQVSNSMWSPPLAIPYSLMALGMSLLCVQILVQLALPFAGARRP